A region of Ictalurus furcatus strain D&B chromosome 1, Billie_1.0, whole genome shotgun sequence DNA encodes the following proteins:
- the LOC128608018 gene encoding uncharacterized protein LOC128608018 isoform X1 encodes MNREICFCTIERFSKMRRNHKETPQHQAMLGLRSSKMDRTREEVAMTFAPESSNRPTNQDFCQETARPAEVLAHGKNSMHSMAKQNIHVVSINKSRNKLVDSVKILEGERAGAGPAAKSHGKPKLLPRMPRMDPIVHPPFRALMRKEKLSETYGNPQAHGENSMCTTAKKNIRLRVANTPRKKSVEPRKTIEVFGQAGAGPAAKSPGKPKLLLRKPRMDPIGHPSFRALMRREKLSKTSGNPQVLTGTTEVKSKYLEPTIEVEPQLRTNITDAVLDCITSGSFKNQLTLRIVGEIDDILAKAVSQVHKQQHPVRFSAAGDKINNISREQQSSNNVFMPGFSDGVASMIGCALIELREDVKKTFTSQSHEFQTASPTACDSTAEIVESLFESMLDSLIPQLKPDVSTEKDPSTIDSLYSYEFDTVSDSILPSTDSDVNQSPVHEPRGGANEESSITAQDIETLDIVKERADSPRRSTKVPFSTVFDQSSGPEVKAKDEVEGILAASGSMSPLDDPLTSRVKSDSYLDASVLEVTATSSTENVDHMSRSDEVAEEGLVAKSDVELEQIMAAPSEENTPSDITSQSLHQECASPVPSPPSSDKPTSPRGSARRRACPVKVSSLPNIFSDKGDGIFDQSHQKLESGDKRRLSLTGMEMGSSGSRSGLDGPLSSSEASDVEEAAAKSAASPRRLLWEIIFPA; translated from the exons ATGAACAGGGAG ATTTGTTTCTGCACGATAGAACGATTTTCAAAAATGAGGAGGAATCACAAAGAGACACCTCAGCATCAAGCt atgCTGGGATTAAGGAGTAGTAAAATGGACAG AACAAGAGAAGAAGTAGCGATGACGTTCGCTCCAGAATCGAGTAACAGGCCTACAAATCAAGATTTCTGCCAGGAAACTGCACGACCTGCGGAAGTTCTG gcACATGGGAAAAATAGTATGCACTCTATGGCAAAGCAGAACATCCACGTAGTTAGCATTAACAAATCCAGAAATAAATTAGTCGACTCCGTAAAGATTTTAGAAGGTGAACGAGCAGGTGCTG GACCTGCAGCAAAGAGCCATGGGAAACCAAAACTTCTTCCCAGAATGCCCAGAATGGATCCAATTGTTCATCCCCCATTCAGAGCACTGATGCGCAAGGAAAAGTTAAGCGAAACATATGGCAATCCTCAG GCACATGGGGAAAATAGCATGTGCACTACGGCAAAGAAGAATATCCGCTTACGTGTTGCTAACACACCCAGAAAGAAATCAGTCGAACCCAGAAAGACCATAGAAGTATTTGGACAAGCAGGTGCTG GACCTGCAGCAAAGAGCCCTGGGAAACCAAAACTTCTTCTTAGAAAGCCCAGAATGGATCCGATTGGTCATCCCTCATTCAGAGCACTGATGCGCAGGGAAAAGTTAAGCAAAACATCCGGCAATCCTCAGGTACTTACAGGTACTACAGAGGTAAAGAGTAAGTATCTTGAGCCTACAATTGAGGTAGAACCTCAATTAAGAACTAACATTACTGATGCTGTCCTGGATTGCATAACCTCTGGATCGTTCAAGAATCAGCTCACTCTGCGCATTGTGGGTGAAATTGATGATATACTAGCAAAAGCTGTGTCCCAGGTTCACAAGCAACAGCATCCCGTGAGATTCAGTGCAGCAGGGGATAAGATAAACAACATCTCCCGGGAACAACAATCAAGCAACAATGTTTTCATGCCTGGCTTCAGTGATGGTGTGGCATCTATGATTGGTTGTGCACTGATAGAACTTAGAGAAGATGTGAAAAAAACTTTTACAAGCCAGTCACACGAATTTCAGACAGCCTCACCAACGGCATGCGATTCTACAGCAGAAATAGTGGAGAGTCTCTTTGAAAGTATGCTTGATTCCTTGATTCCTCAACTGAAACCAGATGTTAGCACTGAAAAGGATCCTAGCACGATTGATTCTCTTTATAGCTATGAGTTTGATACAGTGTCTGATAGTATCCTTCCCAGCACTGACTCAGATGTCAACCAGAGTCCAGTCCATGAGCCAAGAGGAGGTGCTAATGAAGAGTCTAGCATCACAGCTCAGGACATTGAGACATTAG ACATTGTGAAAGAGAGAGCTGACTCCCCAAGAAGATCTACCAAAGTCCCATTCTCCACAGTATTTGACCAGTCTTCTGGACCTGAAGTTAAGGCCAAAGATGAGGTTGAGGGCATCTTGGCTGCTTCTGGAAGCATGAGCCCCCTTGATGACCCTCTGACTTCAAGAGTCAAATCTGACTCCTATTTGGATGCAAGCGTTCTTGAGGTCACTGCTACTTCTTCAACAGAAAATGTTGACCACATGTCAAGATCTGATGAAGTAGCAGAAGAAGGACTTGTGGCTAAATCAGATGTTGAGCTTGAACAAATCATGGCTGCTCCTTCTGAGGAAAACACTCCTTCTGACATTACTTCCCAAAGCCTTCACCAGGAATGTGCTAGCCCTGTCCCTTCACCACCTTCTAGTGATAAGCCAA CCTCCCCAAGAGGATCTGCCAGGAGAAGGGCATGTCCTGTAAAAGTCAGCTCTTTGCCAAACATATTCTCTGATAAAGGAGATGGCATCTTTGACCAGTCTCACCAAAAGTTAGAGAGTGGTGACAAGCGTAGACTTTCTCTGACTGGCATGGAAATGGGTTCTTCTGGAAGCAGAAGCGGCCTTGATGGGCCTCTGAGTTCATCTGAAGCATCTGATGTTGAagaagctgcagcaaaatcagcTG CCTCCCCAAGAAGATTGTTGTGGGAAATAATCTTTCCAGCTtaa
- the LOC128608018 gene encoding uncharacterized protein LOC128608018 isoform X2 — protein sequence MNREICFCTIERFSKMRRNHKETPQHQAMLGLRSSKMDRTREEVAMTFAPESSNRPTNQDFCQETARPAEVLAHGKNSMHSMAKQNIHVVSINKSRNKLVDSVKILEGERAGAGPAAKSHGKPKLLPRMPRMDPIVHPPFRALMRKEKLSETYGNPQAHGENSMCTTAKKNIRLRVANTPRKKSVEPRKTIEVFGQAGAGPAAKSPGKPKLLLRKPRMDPIGHPSFRALMRREKLSKTSGNPQVLTGTTEVKSKYLEPTIEVEPQLRTNITDAVLDCITSGSFKNQLTLRIVGEIDDILAKAVSQVHKQQHPVRFSAAGDKINNISREQQSSNNVFMPGFSDGVASMIGCALIELREDVKKTFTSQSHEFQTASPTACDSTAEIVESLFESMLDSLIPQLKPDVSTEKDPSTIDSLYSYEFDTVSDSILPSTDSDVNQSPVHEPRGGANEESSITAQDIETLDIVKERADSPRRSTKVPFSTVFDQSSGPEVKAKDEVEGILAASGSMSPLDDPLTSRVKSDSYLDASVLEVTATSSTENVDHMSRSDEVAEEGLVAKSDVELEQIMAAPSEENTPSDITSQSLHQECASPVPSPPSSDKPTSPRGSARRRACPVKVSSLPNIFSDKGDGIFDQSHQKLESGDKRRLSLTGMEMGSSGSRSGLDGPLSSSEASDVEEAAAKSAGYKAVLC from the exons ATGAACAGGGAG ATTTGTTTCTGCACGATAGAACGATTTTCAAAAATGAGGAGGAATCACAAAGAGACACCTCAGCATCAAGCt atgCTGGGATTAAGGAGTAGTAAAATGGACAG AACAAGAGAAGAAGTAGCGATGACGTTCGCTCCAGAATCGAGTAACAGGCCTACAAATCAAGATTTCTGCCAGGAAACTGCACGACCTGCGGAAGTTCTG gcACATGGGAAAAATAGTATGCACTCTATGGCAAAGCAGAACATCCACGTAGTTAGCATTAACAAATCCAGAAATAAATTAGTCGACTCCGTAAAGATTTTAGAAGGTGAACGAGCAGGTGCTG GACCTGCAGCAAAGAGCCATGGGAAACCAAAACTTCTTCCCAGAATGCCCAGAATGGATCCAATTGTTCATCCCCCATTCAGAGCACTGATGCGCAAGGAAAAGTTAAGCGAAACATATGGCAATCCTCAG GCACATGGGGAAAATAGCATGTGCACTACGGCAAAGAAGAATATCCGCTTACGTGTTGCTAACACACCCAGAAAGAAATCAGTCGAACCCAGAAAGACCATAGAAGTATTTGGACAAGCAGGTGCTG GACCTGCAGCAAAGAGCCCTGGGAAACCAAAACTTCTTCTTAGAAAGCCCAGAATGGATCCGATTGGTCATCCCTCATTCAGAGCACTGATGCGCAGGGAAAAGTTAAGCAAAACATCCGGCAATCCTCAGGTACTTACAGGTACTACAGAGGTAAAGAGTAAGTATCTTGAGCCTACAATTGAGGTAGAACCTCAATTAAGAACTAACATTACTGATGCTGTCCTGGATTGCATAACCTCTGGATCGTTCAAGAATCAGCTCACTCTGCGCATTGTGGGTGAAATTGATGATATACTAGCAAAAGCTGTGTCCCAGGTTCACAAGCAACAGCATCCCGTGAGATTCAGTGCAGCAGGGGATAAGATAAACAACATCTCCCGGGAACAACAATCAAGCAACAATGTTTTCATGCCTGGCTTCAGTGATGGTGTGGCATCTATGATTGGTTGTGCACTGATAGAACTTAGAGAAGATGTGAAAAAAACTTTTACAAGCCAGTCACACGAATTTCAGACAGCCTCACCAACGGCATGCGATTCTACAGCAGAAATAGTGGAGAGTCTCTTTGAAAGTATGCTTGATTCCTTGATTCCTCAACTGAAACCAGATGTTAGCACTGAAAAGGATCCTAGCACGATTGATTCTCTTTATAGCTATGAGTTTGATACAGTGTCTGATAGTATCCTTCCCAGCACTGACTCAGATGTCAACCAGAGTCCAGTCCATGAGCCAAGAGGAGGTGCTAATGAAGAGTCTAGCATCACAGCTCAGGACATTGAGACATTAG ACATTGTGAAAGAGAGAGCTGACTCCCCAAGAAGATCTACCAAAGTCCCATTCTCCACAGTATTTGACCAGTCTTCTGGACCTGAAGTTAAGGCCAAAGATGAGGTTGAGGGCATCTTGGCTGCTTCTGGAAGCATGAGCCCCCTTGATGACCCTCTGACTTCAAGAGTCAAATCTGACTCCTATTTGGATGCAAGCGTTCTTGAGGTCACTGCTACTTCTTCAACAGAAAATGTTGACCACATGTCAAGATCTGATGAAGTAGCAGAAGAAGGACTTGTGGCTAAATCAGATGTTGAGCTTGAACAAATCATGGCTGCTCCTTCTGAGGAAAACACTCCTTCTGACATTACTTCCCAAAGCCTTCACCAGGAATGTGCTAGCCCTGTCCCTTCACCACCTTCTAGTGATAAGCCAA CCTCCCCAAGAGGATCTGCCAGGAGAAGGGCATGTCCTGTAAAAGTCAGCTCTTTGCCAAACATATTCTCTGATAAAGGAGATGGCATCTTTGACCAGTCTCACCAAAAGTTAGAGAGTGGTGACAAGCGTAGACTTTCTCTGACTGGCATGGAAATGGGTTCTTCTGGAAGCAGAAGCGGCCTTGATGGGCCTCTGAGTTCATCTGAAGCATCTGATGTTGAagaagctgcagcaaaatcagcTGGTTACAAAGCAGTACTCTGTTGA
- the LOC128608018 gene encoding uncharacterized protein LOC128608018 isoform X3: MRRNHKETPQHQAMLGLRSSKMDRTREEVAMTFAPESSNRPTNQDFCQETARPAEVLAHGKNSMHSMAKQNIHVVSINKSRNKLVDSVKILEGERAGAGPAAKSHGKPKLLPRMPRMDPIVHPPFRALMRKEKLSETYGNPQAHGENSMCTTAKKNIRLRVANTPRKKSVEPRKTIEVFGQAGAGPAAKSPGKPKLLLRKPRMDPIGHPSFRALMRREKLSKTSGNPQVLTGTTEVKSKYLEPTIEVEPQLRTNITDAVLDCITSGSFKNQLTLRIVGEIDDILAKAVSQVHKQQHPVRFSAAGDKINNISREQQSSNNVFMPGFSDGVASMIGCALIELREDVKKTFTSQSHEFQTASPTACDSTAEIVESLFESMLDSLIPQLKPDVSTEKDPSTIDSLYSYEFDTVSDSILPSTDSDVNQSPVHEPRGGANEESSITAQDIETLDIVKERADSPRRSTKVPFSTVFDQSSGPEVKAKDEVEGILAASGSMSPLDDPLTSRVKSDSYLDASVLEVTATSSTENVDHMSRSDEVAEEGLVAKSDVELEQIMAAPSEENTPSDITSQSLHQECASPVPSPPSSDKPTSPRGSARRRACPVKVSSLPNIFSDKGDGIFDQSHQKLESGDKRRLSLTGMEMGSSGSRSGLDGPLSSSEASDVEEAAAKSAASPRRLLWEIIFPA; this comes from the exons ATGAGGAGGAATCACAAAGAGACACCTCAGCATCAAGCt atgCTGGGATTAAGGAGTAGTAAAATGGACAG AACAAGAGAAGAAGTAGCGATGACGTTCGCTCCAGAATCGAGTAACAGGCCTACAAATCAAGATTTCTGCCAGGAAACTGCACGACCTGCGGAAGTTCTG gcACATGGGAAAAATAGTATGCACTCTATGGCAAAGCAGAACATCCACGTAGTTAGCATTAACAAATCCAGAAATAAATTAGTCGACTCCGTAAAGATTTTAGAAGGTGAACGAGCAGGTGCTG GACCTGCAGCAAAGAGCCATGGGAAACCAAAACTTCTTCCCAGAATGCCCAGAATGGATCCAATTGTTCATCCCCCATTCAGAGCACTGATGCGCAAGGAAAAGTTAAGCGAAACATATGGCAATCCTCAG GCACATGGGGAAAATAGCATGTGCACTACGGCAAAGAAGAATATCCGCTTACGTGTTGCTAACACACCCAGAAAGAAATCAGTCGAACCCAGAAAGACCATAGAAGTATTTGGACAAGCAGGTGCTG GACCTGCAGCAAAGAGCCCTGGGAAACCAAAACTTCTTCTTAGAAAGCCCAGAATGGATCCGATTGGTCATCCCTCATTCAGAGCACTGATGCGCAGGGAAAAGTTAAGCAAAACATCCGGCAATCCTCAGGTACTTACAGGTACTACAGAGGTAAAGAGTAAGTATCTTGAGCCTACAATTGAGGTAGAACCTCAATTAAGAACTAACATTACTGATGCTGTCCTGGATTGCATAACCTCTGGATCGTTCAAGAATCAGCTCACTCTGCGCATTGTGGGTGAAATTGATGATATACTAGCAAAAGCTGTGTCCCAGGTTCACAAGCAACAGCATCCCGTGAGATTCAGTGCAGCAGGGGATAAGATAAACAACATCTCCCGGGAACAACAATCAAGCAACAATGTTTTCATGCCTGGCTTCAGTGATGGTGTGGCATCTATGATTGGTTGTGCACTGATAGAACTTAGAGAAGATGTGAAAAAAACTTTTACAAGCCAGTCACACGAATTTCAGACAGCCTCACCAACGGCATGCGATTCTACAGCAGAAATAGTGGAGAGTCTCTTTGAAAGTATGCTTGATTCCTTGATTCCTCAACTGAAACCAGATGTTAGCACTGAAAAGGATCCTAGCACGATTGATTCTCTTTATAGCTATGAGTTTGATACAGTGTCTGATAGTATCCTTCCCAGCACTGACTCAGATGTCAACCAGAGTCCAGTCCATGAGCCAAGAGGAGGTGCTAATGAAGAGTCTAGCATCACAGCTCAGGACATTGAGACATTAG ACATTGTGAAAGAGAGAGCTGACTCCCCAAGAAGATCTACCAAAGTCCCATTCTCCACAGTATTTGACCAGTCTTCTGGACCTGAAGTTAAGGCCAAAGATGAGGTTGAGGGCATCTTGGCTGCTTCTGGAAGCATGAGCCCCCTTGATGACCCTCTGACTTCAAGAGTCAAATCTGACTCCTATTTGGATGCAAGCGTTCTTGAGGTCACTGCTACTTCTTCAACAGAAAATGTTGACCACATGTCAAGATCTGATGAAGTAGCAGAAGAAGGACTTGTGGCTAAATCAGATGTTGAGCTTGAACAAATCATGGCTGCTCCTTCTGAGGAAAACACTCCTTCTGACATTACTTCCCAAAGCCTTCACCAGGAATGTGCTAGCCCTGTCCCTTCACCACCTTCTAGTGATAAGCCAA CCTCCCCAAGAGGATCTGCCAGGAGAAGGGCATGTCCTGTAAAAGTCAGCTCTTTGCCAAACATATTCTCTGATAAAGGAGATGGCATCTTTGACCAGTCTCACCAAAAGTTAGAGAGTGGTGACAAGCGTAGACTTTCTCTGACTGGCATGGAAATGGGTTCTTCTGGAAGCAGAAGCGGCCTTGATGGGCCTCTGAGTTCATCTGAAGCATCTGATGTTGAagaagctgcagcaaaatcagcTG CCTCCCCAAGAAGATTGTTGTGGGAAATAATCTTTCCAGCTtaa
- the LOC128608018 gene encoding uncharacterized protein LOC128608018 isoform X4, whose product MPRMDPIVHPPFRALMRKEKLSETYGNPQAHGENSMCTTAKKNIRLRVANTPRKKSVEPRKTIEVFGQAGAGPAAKSPGKPKLLLRKPRMDPIGHPSFRALMRREKLSKTSGNPQVLTGTTEVKSKYLEPTIEVEPQLRTNITDAVLDCITSGSFKNQLTLRIVGEIDDILAKAVSQVHKQQHPVRFSAAGDKINNISREQQSSNNVFMPGFSDGVASMIGCALIELREDVKKTFTSQSHEFQTASPTACDSTAEIVESLFESMLDSLIPQLKPDVSTEKDPSTIDSLYSYEFDTVSDSILPSTDSDVNQSPVHEPRGGANEESSITAQDIETLDIVKERADSPRRSTKVPFSTVFDQSSGPEVKAKDEVEGILAASGSMSPLDDPLTSRVKSDSYLDASVLEVTATSSTENVDHMSRSDEVAEEGLVAKSDVELEQIMAAPSEENTPSDITSQSLHQECASPVPSPPSSDKPTSPRGSARRRACPVKVSSLPNIFSDKGDGIFDQSHQKLESGDKRRLSLTGMEMGSSGSRSGLDGPLSSSEASDVEEAAAKSAASPRRLLWEIIFPA is encoded by the exons ATGCCCAGAATGGATCCAATTGTTCATCCCCCATTCAGAGCACTGATGCGCAAGGAAAAGTTAAGCGAAACATATGGCAATCCTCAG GCACATGGGGAAAATAGCATGTGCACTACGGCAAAGAAGAATATCCGCTTACGTGTTGCTAACACACCCAGAAAGAAATCAGTCGAACCCAGAAAGACCATAGAAGTATTTGGACAAGCAGGTGCTG GACCTGCAGCAAAGAGCCCTGGGAAACCAAAACTTCTTCTTAGAAAGCCCAGAATGGATCCGATTGGTCATCCCTCATTCAGAGCACTGATGCGCAGGGAAAAGTTAAGCAAAACATCCGGCAATCCTCAGGTACTTACAGGTACTACAGAGGTAAAGAGTAAGTATCTTGAGCCTACAATTGAGGTAGAACCTCAATTAAGAACTAACATTACTGATGCTGTCCTGGATTGCATAACCTCTGGATCGTTCAAGAATCAGCTCACTCTGCGCATTGTGGGTGAAATTGATGATATACTAGCAAAAGCTGTGTCCCAGGTTCACAAGCAACAGCATCCCGTGAGATTCAGTGCAGCAGGGGATAAGATAAACAACATCTCCCGGGAACAACAATCAAGCAACAATGTTTTCATGCCTGGCTTCAGTGATGGTGTGGCATCTATGATTGGTTGTGCACTGATAGAACTTAGAGAAGATGTGAAAAAAACTTTTACAAGCCAGTCACACGAATTTCAGACAGCCTCACCAACGGCATGCGATTCTACAGCAGAAATAGTGGAGAGTCTCTTTGAAAGTATGCTTGATTCCTTGATTCCTCAACTGAAACCAGATGTTAGCACTGAAAAGGATCCTAGCACGATTGATTCTCTTTATAGCTATGAGTTTGATACAGTGTCTGATAGTATCCTTCCCAGCACTGACTCAGATGTCAACCAGAGTCCAGTCCATGAGCCAAGAGGAGGTGCTAATGAAGAGTCTAGCATCACAGCTCAGGACATTGAGACATTAG ACATTGTGAAAGAGAGAGCTGACTCCCCAAGAAGATCTACCAAAGTCCCATTCTCCACAGTATTTGACCAGTCTTCTGGACCTGAAGTTAAGGCCAAAGATGAGGTTGAGGGCATCTTGGCTGCTTCTGGAAGCATGAGCCCCCTTGATGACCCTCTGACTTCAAGAGTCAAATCTGACTCCTATTTGGATGCAAGCGTTCTTGAGGTCACTGCTACTTCTTCAACAGAAAATGTTGACCACATGTCAAGATCTGATGAAGTAGCAGAAGAAGGACTTGTGGCTAAATCAGATGTTGAGCTTGAACAAATCATGGCTGCTCCTTCTGAGGAAAACACTCCTTCTGACATTACTTCCCAAAGCCTTCACCAGGAATGTGCTAGCCCTGTCCCTTCACCACCTTCTAGTGATAAGCCAA CCTCCCCAAGAGGATCTGCCAGGAGAAGGGCATGTCCTGTAAAAGTCAGCTCTTTGCCAAACATATTCTCTGATAAAGGAGATGGCATCTTTGACCAGTCTCACCAAAAGTTAGAGAGTGGTGACAAGCGTAGACTTTCTCTGACTGGCATGGAAATGGGTTCTTCTGGAAGCAGAAGCGGCCTTGATGGGCCTCTGAGTTCATCTGAAGCATCTGATGTTGAagaagctgcagcaaaatcagcTG CCTCCCCAAGAAGATTGTTGTGGGAAATAATCTTTCCAGCTtaa